A genomic region of Ictidomys tridecemlineatus isolate mIctTri1 chromosome 10, mIctTri1.hap1, whole genome shotgun sequence contains the following coding sequences:
- the LOC101977874 gene encoding uncharacterized protein LOC101977874: MLPSRPGCGARARPPLAWAETAAGGAADPPAPQREAFRIQLHTPQLAPLRPAPTQRTPGKLSEPGGGLARAVPVAGSGRQGRMPPPTEHPFSGWQLLGYLARLRSASSCPRLKRATAALRIPALRPPRCRRAGGRKPRTPSGPSLEKTPTRSDLVVVPEPRAAGSGNDVQPLPSLALMCPTAARPRARAHGAREGRLPALWHRELSTLPNRQGPEPSGPALAALPGTHAPAVAEGSWRAGSSCSLPPRRALGLWSGPGSAGALH; encoded by the exons ATGCTACCTAGCCGTCCCGGCTGCGGAGCCCGGGCTCGTCCTCCTCtggcctgggcagaaactgctgCTGGAGGTGCCGCCGACCCTCCCGCGCCCCAGCGGGAAGCCTTCCGGATTCAGCTGCACACGCCCCAGCTAGCCCCGCTGAGGCCCGCTCCCACGCAAAGGACGCCAGGAAAGCTTTCAGAGCCGGGCGGTGGCCTCGCCCGGGCCGTACCCGTCGCAGGCTCTGGCCGCCAGGGCCGGATGCCGCCACCTACAGAACACCCGTTCTCGGGATGGCAGCTCCTCGGTTACCTCGCTCGGCTCCGCTCTGCTTCCAGCTGCCCCAGGCTCAAGCGAGCCACCGCCGCCCTACGGATCCCGGCGCTCCGTCCGCCCCGATGCAGGCGCGCGGGCGGCCGAAAGCCGCGCACACCCTCCGGGCCTTCGTTGGAGAAGACGCCCACCCGCAGCGACTTAGTTGTGGTCCCTGAGCCGCGCGCGGCGGGAAGCGGAAATGACGTGCAGCCACTCCCCTCCCTCGCGTTGATGTGCCCCACGGCCGCGCGCCCGCGCGCCCGCGCTCACGGCGCTCGGGAGGGGCGGCTGCCTGCCCTGTGGCACCGGGAACTGTCGACGCTTCCGAACCGACAGGGTCCCGAGCCCTCAGGGCCCGCCCTCGCCGCCCTGCCTGGCACGCATGCCCCGGCCGTCGCTGAGGGCTCCTGGAGAGCAGGCAGCTCCTGCAG CTTGCCTCCCCGCAGGGCTCTGGGCCTTTGGTCTGGTCCTGGCAGTGCCGGAGCTCTGCACTAG